A single genomic interval of Camelina sativa cultivar DH55 chromosome 11, Cs, whole genome shotgun sequence harbors:
- the LOC104723086 gene encoding cyclin-T1-4-like codes for MAGVLAGDCSYGESGISSYSKNSNEKQDEVSRWYFGRKEIEENSPSRLDSIDLKKETYFRKSYCTFLQDLGMRLKVPQVTIATAIIFCHRFFIRQSHARNDRRTIATVCMFLAGKVEETPRPLKDVIVVSYEIIHKKDPTTAQKIKQKEVYEQQKELILSGEKIVLSTLGFDFNVHHPYKPLVEAIKKFKVAQNALAQVAWNFVNDGLRTSLCLQFKPHHIAAGAIFLAAKFLKVKLPSDGEKVWWQEFDVTPRQLEDVSNQMLELYEQNRVPASQGSEVESSVGGGSAHHVGSRPISARPTHEHSNSDNHGGLSKATQNRSNDNGSGEAGSVITEQKGERDTETKDSLRTENHPAHKAKSGVEAPGKEKTEKAGAQLPEDDKSRVVDTGDAPVSQSPKDLKLLRDKVKAAKLEAKKFQGERTKKKDLVDDDDLIERELEDVELAVEDDKDIQNKSSEINRTEHGEILDRKHLVGGNTEEGEMVDDVSSTMPSRKRKMGSPCEKQLGEGKRRQNNSENVEEGHKTN; via the exons ATGGCTGGAGTATTAGCTGGAGATTGTTCATACGGGGAGAGTGGCATTTCATCTTACTCCAAGAATTCTAATGAAAAGCAGGACGAGGTTTCCCGCTGGTATTTTGGAagaaaagaaattgaagaaaactcTCCGTCGAGGTTGGATAGTATTGACTTAAAGAAGGAAACATATTTCCGCAAGTCATACTGTACTTTTCTGCAGGACTTAGGCATGAGATTGAAAGT TCCTCAGGTTACAATAGCTACAGCAATAATATTCTGTCACCGATTCTTCATTCGCCAGTCACATGCTAGGAATGACAGAAGG ACGATTGCTACAGTCTGCATGTTCCTTGCTGGAAAAGTTGAAGAAACTCCAAGGCCGTTAAAAGATGTTATTGTTGTCTCTTATGAGATAATACACAAGAAGGATCCTACTACTGCACAGAAGATCAAGCAAAAG GAAGTATATGAGCAACAAAAAGAGCTTATACTTAGTGGAGAAAAGATTGTACTTTCTACGCTGGGGTTTGATTTCAATGTTCATCATCCGTATAAACCTCTTGTAGAAGCGATAAAGAAGTTTAAGGTCGCACAGAATGCTCTGGCCCAAGTTGCATGGAATTTTGTTAACGATGG TCTGCGGACGTCACTATGCCTGCAATTTAAGCCTCACCACATTGCGGCGGGAGCAATTTTTCTTGCTGCGAAGTTCCTTAAAGTGAAATTACCATCAGATGGAGAGAAGGTTTGGTGGCAAGAATTTGACGTCACACCTCGACAACTGGAGG ACGTTAGCAACCAAATGCTTGAGCTGTATGAGCAAAACCGTGTTCCTGCATCTCAAGGAAGCGAAGTCGAAAGTAGTGTAGGTGGAGGATCAGCTCATCATGTTGGGTCTAGGCCAATATCAGCACGCCCAACTCATGAACATTCTAATTCTGATAATCATGGGGGTTTGTCAAAAGCTACACAAAACCGGAGCAATGATAATGGGAGTGGTGAGGCGGGTAGTGTCATTACCGAGCAGAAGGGGGAAAGAGATACAGAAACGAAAGATAGCCTGCGTACTGAAAATCATCCAGCACATAAGGCTAAGTCGGGAGTTGAGGCACCTGGGaaggaaaaaacagagaaagcagGTGCACAGCTTCCAGAAGATGATAAATCTAGAGTTGTTGATACAGGTGATGCCCCGGTCAGCCAGTCCCCAAAAGACTTAAAATTGCTTAGGGATAAGGTGAAGGCTGCTAAACTAGAGGCCAAGAAGTTCCAAGGTGAAAGGACGAAGAAAAAGGAtttggtggatgatgatgacttgATCGAAAGAGAACTGGAAGACGTGGAATTAGCTGTTGAGGATGACAAAGATATACAAAACAAGAGCTCCGAAATTAATCGTACAGAACATGGCGAGATTCTTGATAGAAAGCACTTGGTGGGGGGCAATACTGAGGAAGGTGAAATGGTAGATGATGTTTCTTCAACAATGCCAAGCCGGAAGAGAAAAATGGGAAGCCCCTGTGAAAAACAGTTAGGAGAAGGAAAGAGGCGACAAAATAACAGTGAGAATGTTGAAGAAGGTCACAAGACAAACTGA